A single region of the Sphingomonas sp. LY29 genome encodes:
- a CDS encoding S46 family peptidase, whose amino-acid sequence MSRLALFLAGISLPLAAAKADEGMWTFDAFPAAKFRDAYGWSPDQAWLDRVRLASVKVAGCSSAFVSSNGLLLTNHHCAVSCLQDVSDKGNDFLANGFTARATAQEKMCPGMQAEVVTAIRDVTGDVKSAIGGATGEAAVKARNAAIAAIEKAGCADTKTTRCQVVTLYGGGQYKLYTNRKYSDVRLVWAPEAAAQTFGGDPDNYNFPRYALDASFLRAYENGRPVATPNHLKWTAREPKAGEQIFVVGYPGQTERMLTLSQFAFQREVNLPIELAINSELRGRLIEAMGQSPDKAREGEVALFGIENNLKRTIGRTRALGDPAFSAMLARNEAELKQRSAGNAAIGDPWGEIDKAVAALRTIDTERRFSRPSGDLMSYAIRLVRAGEERAKPNGERLPGYNDSALPLLEKQLTDARPTYPWLEKLRVEWSLLKAREYLGADHAQTRLLIGKESPKGIAERLVSGTRLGDAAVRKALWDGGAAAIAASTDPMIVYARAIDANDRRLQKAYDERVDGPLTAARAKLADARFAAFGASSYPDATGTLRITYGKVGGWTENGATTDYRTRWAGAFDRATGSEPFKLAPAILANKGKLNFDGTLDFIYAADTIGGNSGSPVIDRNANIIGANFDRNLPGLRNDYAYDLTMARSIAVSTAAIEQALTKVYPAPELLAELKRK is encoded by the coding sequence ATGTCGCGTCTTGCCCTGTTCCTCGCCGGAATCTCGCTCCCGCTCGCCGCCGCAAAGGCTGACGAGGGCATGTGGACCTTCGATGCCTTTCCCGCCGCCAAGTTCCGCGACGCATACGGCTGGTCGCCCGACCAGGCATGGCTCGACCGCGTGCGGCTCGCCTCGGTCAAGGTCGCGGGCTGCTCGTCGGCATTCGTGTCGTCCAACGGGCTGCTGCTGACCAATCACCATTGCGCAGTGTCCTGCCTCCAGGACGTCTCGGACAAGGGCAACGACTTCCTCGCCAACGGCTTCACTGCCCGCGCGACCGCGCAGGAAAAGATGTGCCCCGGCATGCAGGCCGAAGTTGTAACCGCGATCCGCGACGTGACCGGCGACGTCAAAAGCGCGATCGGCGGCGCGACCGGCGAAGCGGCGGTGAAGGCGCGCAACGCCGCCATCGCGGCGATCGAGAAAGCAGGCTGCGCCGATACCAAGACCACGCGCTGCCAAGTCGTCACGCTCTACGGCGGCGGCCAGTACAAGCTCTACACCAACCGCAAATATTCGGACGTGCGACTGGTCTGGGCGCCCGAGGCGGCGGCGCAGACCTTTGGCGGCGATCCCGACAATTACAATTTCCCGCGTTACGCGCTCGATGCCTCGTTCCTGCGTGCCTATGAGAATGGTCGCCCGGTCGCGACGCCCAACCATTTGAAATGGACCGCGCGCGAGCCCAAGGCGGGCGAGCAGATCTTCGTCGTCGGCTATCCCGGCCAGACCGAGCGGATGCTGACGCTGAGCCAGTTCGCCTTCCAGCGCGAGGTCAACCTGCCGATCGAACTCGCCATCAACAGCGAGCTTCGCGGCCGCCTGATCGAGGCGATGGGCCAAAGCCCCGACAAGGCGCGCGAAGGCGAAGTCGCGTTGTTCGGGATCGAGAACAACCTCAAGCGCACCATCGGCCGCACCCGTGCGCTCGGCGATCCCGCTTTCTCCGCGATGCTGGCGCGCAACGAGGCCGAGTTGAAGCAGCGCAGCGCCGGCAATGCCGCGATCGGCGATCCCTGGGGAGAGATCGACAAGGCCGTCGCCGCGCTGCGCACGATCGACACCGAGCGTCGCTTCTCGCGGCCGTCGGGCGACCTCATGTCCTACGCCATCCGCCTGGTCCGCGCGGGCGAGGAGCGCGCCAAGCCAAACGGCGAGCGACTGCCCGGCTACAATGACAGCGCGCTGCCGCTGCTCGAAAAGCAGCTGACCGACGCGCGGCCGACCTATCCGTGGCTGGAGAAGCTTCGGGTTGAATGGTCGCTGCTGAAGGCGCGCGAATATCTCGGCGCCGACCATGCGCAGACCCGTCTGCTGATCGGCAAGGAATCGCCCAAGGGCATCGCCGAACGCCTCGTGTCGGGGACGCGGCTGGGCGACGCCGCGGTGCGCAAGGCACTGTGGGACGGCGGCGCGGCGGCCATTGCCGCCTCGACCGACCCCATGATCGTCTACGCTCGCGCGATCGATGCCAATGACCGGCGCCTGCAAAAGGCTTATGACGAGCGCGTCGACGGCCCGCTCACCGCCGCGCGCGCCAAGCTCGCCGACGCTCGCTTCGCCGCTTTCGGTGCCTCGAGCTATCCCGATGCGACCGGAACGCTGCGCATCACCTACGGCAAGGTCGGCGGCTGGACCGAGAATGGCGCGACGACCGATTATCGCACGCGCTGGGCAGGCGCGTTCGACCGCGCGACCGGCTCCGAGCCGTTCAAGCTGGCGCCCGCGATTCTCGCCAACAAGGGCAAGCTCAATTTCGATGGCACGCTCGACTTCATCTACGCCGCTGACACGATCGGTGGAAATTCGGGGTCGCCGGTGATCGATCGCAACGCCAACATCATCGGCGCCAATTTCGACCGCAACCTGCCGGGCCTTCGTAACGATTATGCCTATGATCTGACGATGGCACGCTCGATCGCGGTGTCGACCGCGGCGATCGAACAGGCGCTGACCAAGGTTTATCCGGCGCCCGAGCTTCTGGCCGAGCTCAAGCGCAAGTGA
- a CDS encoding cyclopropane-fatty-acyl-phospholipid synthase family protein, protein MSMIRRLAAPLVKRGRVTLRLPDGSSETFGPGGAEEVTIRFTDRTALAQLVRHPRLKLGELYMDGRLVIEQGTMLDLLRIVVGSNPWEDGGKRGKTAMTKRGFGFVKRLFKSNKPVAAQRNVAHHYDLDDRLYDLFLDPWRQYSCGYFPTPDIGLEEAQRLKLAHIAAKLELRPGQRVLDIGCGWGGLAIYLHRVAGVDVLGVTLSKEQHAYATAWAAREGVSDQIRFELIDYRHVDATFDRIVSVGMFEHVGAAHYDEFYSHASRLLADDGVMLLHTIGKLGGAGKPDPFTDKWIFPGYHIPSLAQMGSSSEKARMIVSDVEVLRLHYAYTLEHWLDRCAARKDEIVAIYDDRFYRMWEFYLAGGIVMFEHGTGCNYQVQYVRSRRAIPITRDYMAEAEARYRAS, encoded by the coding sequence ATGTCGATGATCCGCCGCCTCGCCGCTCCGCTAGTCAAACGTGGCCGAGTGACGCTTCGCCTGCCGGATGGCAGCAGCGAAACCTTTGGGCCCGGCGGTGCGGAGGAAGTAACGATCCGCTTCACCGACCGCACCGCGCTTGCACAGCTGGTTAGGCACCCCCGCCTCAAGCTTGGCGAACTGTACATGGACGGTCGCCTGGTGATCGAGCAGGGAACGATGCTCGACCTGCTGCGGATCGTCGTCGGATCGAACCCGTGGGAAGACGGGGGCAAGCGCGGCAAGACCGCGATGACGAAGCGCGGCTTCGGCTTCGTCAAACGCCTGTTCAAGTCGAACAAGCCGGTCGCGGCGCAGCGCAATGTCGCGCATCACTACGACCTCGACGACCGACTGTACGACCTGTTCCTCGATCCGTGGCGGCAATATAGCTGCGGCTACTTCCCGACGCCCGACATCGGGCTGGAGGAAGCGCAGCGGCTGAAGCTGGCGCACATCGCTGCCAAGCTGGAGCTGAGGCCGGGCCAGCGGGTGCTCGACATCGGGTGCGGCTGGGGCGGGCTGGCGATCTACCTGCATCGGGTGGCGGGGGTCGACGTGCTCGGCGTTACGCTGTCGAAGGAGCAGCATGCCTATGCGACCGCTTGGGCCGCGCGCGAAGGCGTCAGCGATCAAATTCGGTTCGAGCTGATCGACTATCGCCACGTCGATGCGACATTCGACCGGATCGTGTCGGTCGGCATGTTCGAACATGTCGGCGCGGCGCATTACGACGAATTCTATTCGCACGCCTCCCGCTTGCTCGCCGACGACGGGGTGATGCTGCTGCATACGATCGGGAAGCTGGGCGGCGCGGGGAAGCCCGATCCCTTCACCGACAAGTGGATCTTCCCGGGCTATCACATCCCCAGCCTGGCGCAGATGGGGTCGTCGTCGGAGAAAGCGCGGATGATCGTGTCGGACGTGGAGGTCCTGCGCCTGCATTACGCCTACACGTTGGAGCACTGGCTCGACCGCTGCGCGGCCCGCAAGGACGAGATCGTCGCCATCTACGACGACCGGTTCTACCGGATGTGGGAATTCTACCTCGCCGGCGGGATCGTCATGTTCGAACACGGGACCGGGTGCAATTACCAGGTCCAGTACGTTCGCAGCCGCCGCGCGATTCCGATCACCCGCGACTATATGGCGGAGGCGGAGGCGCGGTACCGCGCCTCCTGA
- a CDS encoding sulfite exporter TauE/SafE family protein, with product MIDPWLMLLAAAAGLVGGAMNALAGGGTFATLPVLLALGLPANVANATSNVALLPGAATSAWTLRDELGPVGTLDWRVIAAVTFVSGFVGSLLLVITPASTFDVIVPWLVLYAFVLLAFGKRASDWLASRVSIGTGTLLVVQVLLGIYGGYFGGGVGLMMTATYGLLAGRDPRSLFAPRTMMLAVANAAAAIVFVAAGMVTWWACVPMLVGSVAGGWVGAHVGKRLAPAAVRVWTLLVTGATAIVFFVRAYG from the coding sequence TTGATCGATCCGTGGCTGATGCTGCTCGCCGCCGCCGCAGGGTTGGTCGGCGGCGCAATGAATGCGCTGGCGGGCGGAGGCACATTCGCGACGCTCCCGGTGCTGCTCGCGCTCGGGCTTCCCGCCAACGTCGCTAATGCGACCAGCAATGTCGCGCTGCTGCCCGGCGCTGCGACGAGCGCATGGACGCTTCGCGATGAATTGGGTCCGGTCGGAACGCTCGACTGGCGCGTGATCGCGGCGGTGACGTTCGTGTCGGGATTCGTCGGCAGCCTGCTACTGGTGATCACGCCTGCATCGACCTTCGATGTGATCGTGCCGTGGCTGGTGCTCTACGCCTTCGTCCTGCTGGCGTTCGGCAAGCGCGCGTCCGACTGGCTTGCTTCGCGGGTAAGCATCGGAACGGGCACGCTGCTGGTCGTGCAGGTGCTCCTCGGCATCTACGGCGGCTATTTCGGCGGCGGGGTCGGGCTGATGATGACCGCGACCTACGGCCTGCTTGCCGGGCGCGACCCGCGCAGCTTGTTCGCGCCGCGCACGATGATGCTGGCGGTCGCCAATGCGGCGGCGGCGATCGTGTTCGTCGCGGCGGGAATGGTAACGTGGTGGGCGTGCGTGCCGATGCTGGTGGGAAGCGTCGCCGGCGGTTGGGTCGGCGCCCACGTCGGCAAGCGGCTGGCCCCCGCCGCCGTGCGCGTGTGGACGCTGCTTGTGACCGGAGCCACCGCGATCGTCTTCTTCGTGCGCGCGTACGGCTGA
- a CDS encoding oxygenase MpaB family protein, giving the protein MIRRYLVERVRDRFNDRAAGQQPIQRSDNALLPPDSVAWRVHGDVTTMMVGGIAALLVEMLHPLALGGVWDHSKVASDQLGRLRMTARFIAITTYGERDQAKAAIERVRMVHSHVVGTLPDGRAYRADDPHLLNWIHVAGSIHFLDAWRRFGEPQMTMADQDRYFAEVAGIAEALGGTEVPKSRSAAEEFVAAVRSELQTDDRTRQFRDLVLKAPAARKSEAPVQALVMAAAVDLMPAWARAMHGLRRPPLSTPAVRLATLGTARTLRWAFSGGPR; this is encoded by the coding sequence ATGATCCGGCGCTACTTGGTCGAACGCGTCCGCGATCGCTTCAACGATCGCGCCGCCGGCCAGCAGCCGATCCAGCGATCCGACAACGCGCTGCTTCCGCCCGACAGCGTCGCGTGGCGCGTGCACGGCGACGTCACCACGATGATGGTCGGCGGGATCGCCGCATTGCTCGTCGAAATGCTTCACCCGCTCGCGCTTGGCGGTGTGTGGGACCATAGCAAGGTCGCCAGCGACCAGCTTGGCCGCCTGCGCATGACCGCTCGCTTCATCGCCATCACCACCTATGGCGAACGCGACCAGGCCAAGGCGGCGATCGAACGGGTGCGCATGGTGCATTCTCATGTCGTCGGGACCTTGCCCGACGGTCGCGCCTATCGCGCCGACGATCCGCATCTGCTCAACTGGATCCACGTCGCGGGCTCGATCCACTTTCTCGATGCGTGGCGCCGCTTCGGCGAGCCACAGATGACGATGGCCGACCAGGACCGCTATTTTGCCGAGGTCGCCGGTATCGCCGAGGCGCTCGGCGGGACCGAGGTCCCGAAGAGTCGCAGCGCGGCCGAGGAGTTCGTCGCGGCGGTGCGCTCGGAACTCCAGACCGACGATCGAACGCGCCAGTTTCGCGACCTCGTTTTGAAGGCGCCGGCAGCGCGGAAGAGCGAAGCGCCGGTGCAGGCGCTGGTCATGGCCGCCGCGGTCGACCTGATGCCGGCCTGGGCGCGAGCGATGCACGGGCTGCGACGGCCGCCGCTCTCGACCCCTGCGGTTCGCTTGGCGACGTTGGGCACCGCGCGGACGCTTCGCTGGGCTTTCAGCGGCGGGCCACGTTGA
- the rlmN gene encoding 23S rRNA (adenine(2503)-C(2))-methyltransferase RlmN: protein MSADTNLMPIPGPVDPVPVPRAAVSRADGRVELIGLPREKIREALEAAGLEPRQAKLRAKQIWHWIYNRGVGDFSAMTDIAKAQHGWLTEKFSITRPAVVEAQVSTDGTRKWLLQTHDGHDFEMVFIPDADRGTLCVSSQVGCTLNCRFCHTGTMKLVRNLDPGEIVGQVMLARDALGEWPSSPDGRMLTNIVMMGMGEPLYNFDHVRDALKIVMDGDGLGLSKRRITLSTSGVVPMMARAGEEIGVNLAVSLHAVTKEVRDEIVPLNRKYGIEELLQACADYPGANNARRITFEYVMLKDKNDSDADARELVRLIKQYRLPAKVNLIPFNPWDGSPYECSTPERIRAFSNIVFEAGISAPVRTPRGRDIDAACGQLKTAAEKKSRAELDRQAEEKLAALDAK, encoded by the coding sequence ATGAGCGCCGATACCAACCTGATGCCGATTCCCGGCCCCGTCGACCCCGTGCCCGTTCCGCGCGCGGCGGTTTCCCGTGCCGATGGCCGTGTCGAGCTGATCGGGCTGCCGCGCGAAAAAATTCGCGAGGCGCTCGAAGCCGCCGGGCTCGAACCGAGGCAGGCCAAGCTTCGCGCCAAGCAGATCTGGCACTGGATCTACAATCGCGGCGTCGGCGACTTTTCGGCGATGACCGACATCGCCAAGGCGCAGCACGGGTGGCTGACCGAGAAATTCTCGATCACGCGTCCGGCGGTGGTCGAGGCGCAGGTGTCGACCGACGGCACGCGCAAGTGGTTGCTGCAGACGCACGACGGCCACGATTTCGAAATGGTGTTCATTCCCGACGCCGACCGCGGAACGCTATGCGTGTCGAGCCAGGTCGGCTGCACGCTCAACTGCCGCTTCTGCCACACCGGCACGATGAAGCTGGTCCGCAATCTCGATCCGGGCGAAATCGTCGGGCAGGTCATGCTGGCGCGCGATGCGCTGGGCGAATGGCCGTCGAGTCCCGATGGCCGGATGCTGACCAACATCGTGATGATGGGGATGGGCGAGCCGCTCTATAATTTCGACCATGTCCGCGACGCGCTGAAGATCGTGATGGATGGTGATGGCCTCGGCCTCAGCAAGCGTCGCATCACGCTGTCGACCTCCGGCGTGGTGCCGATGATGGCGCGCGCGGGCGAGGAAATTGGAGTCAATCTCGCGGTCTCGCTGCACGCGGTGACGAAGGAAGTGCGCGATGAGATCGTCCCGCTCAACCGCAAGTACGGCATCGAGGAATTGCTTCAGGCGTGTGCCGACTATCCCGGCGCCAACAATGCGCGGCGCATCACGTTCGAATATGTGATGCTGAAGGACAAGAACGACAGCGACGCCGACGCGCGCGAACTGGTGCGGCTGATCAAGCAGTATCGCCTGCCCGCGAAGGTCAACCTGATCCCGTTCAATCCGTGGGACGGCAGCCCGTACGAATGCTCGACGCCCGAGCGTATTCGCGCCTTTTCAAACATCGTGTTCGAGGCCGGCATTTCCGCGCCGGTCCGTACCCCGCGCGGGCGCGACATCGATGCGGCCTGCGGTCAGCTGAAGACCGCGGCAGAGAAGAAGAGCCGCGCCGAGCTCGACCGTCAGGCCGAAGAGAAGCTGGCCGCACTCGACGCCAAATGA
- a CDS encoding A24 family peptidase, producing MAALAPAWLAIFLLLVMAASAVEDTWRMEIEDWLSGAVAAGAIVATIVAGPTLGLWQNMLLALSVLAVGWWLFVRGAMGGGDVKLLTASALWFDLSSGWKMLVAVAIVGGLVTIVMIAVRHLPWPPTARTRVVSLRREEGIPYGSAIAAGVALSFGMLR from the coding sequence TTGGCCGCGCTGGCCCCGGCGTGGCTGGCAATTTTCCTCCTGCTGGTCATGGCCGCATCGGCGGTCGAAGACACCTGGCGAATGGAGATCGAGGATTGGTTGTCGGGCGCGGTCGCGGCGGGGGCGATCGTTGCGACGATCGTCGCAGGCCCGACCCTCGGCCTGTGGCAGAATATGCTTCTGGCGTTGTCCGTCCTTGCCGTCGGCTGGTGGCTGTTCGTGCGCGGCGCGATGGGCGGCGGCGATGTGAAACTGCTCACCGCCTCAGCACTGTGGTTCGATCTTTCGTCAGGCTGGAAGATGCTGGTGGCGGTGGCCATTGTCGGTGGGCTAGTGACCATTGTCATGATCGCCGTGCGTCACCTCCCTTGGCCCCCGACCGCGCGCACGCGGGTCGTCTCGCTCCGTCGTGAAGAGGGTATTCCGTACGGTTCAGCAATTGCTGCCGGCGTTGCCCTGTCGTTTGGCATGCTGCGTTGA
- a CDS encoding tetratricopeptide repeat protein, translated as MIGALMLMLAMAPGSSPAPPLVIPVVASPSLTEADRAIEAGRLDQAQSMLAAAVSTGLKGEALDRRLAHLAFARGEDERALALTTALLATNPDDALLLERAGIAALKLRRLSEATALLDRATRAEGAGWRAWNARGVAADNEGRWDEADAAYQRAAALAPGRAEVANNRGWSLMMRGEWRAALDLFEQAYAADPTVARLANNRELAQAALDAALPQRRKGEVDDAYAARLNDAGVVAAAAGQAKRAEAAFAQAIALGSRWQARAADNLAALGKPH; from the coding sequence ATGATCGGCGCACTAATGCTGATGCTGGCGATGGCGCCCGGATCGTCGCCGGCTCCGCCGCTCGTGATTCCCGTCGTTGCGTCGCCGTCGCTGACCGAGGCCGACCGCGCGATCGAGGCGGGTAGGCTCGACCAGGCGCAATCGATGCTGGCTGCAGCGGTATCGACGGGACTGAAGGGAGAAGCGCTCGACCGGCGACTGGCGCATCTTGCTTTCGCTCGGGGCGAGGATGAGCGGGCGCTGGCGCTGACAACGGCGCTTCTTGCCACCAATCCCGACGACGCCCTGCTGCTGGAGCGGGCAGGCATTGCCGCGCTGAAGCTTCGGCGCCTGAGCGAGGCAACCGCGCTGCTTGATCGCGCGACGCGGGCCGAAGGGGCGGGGTGGCGCGCGTGGAATGCGCGCGGTGTCGCCGCTGACAACGAGGGCCGGTGGGACGAGGCCGACGCCGCCTATCAGCGCGCCGCCGCGCTGGCGCCGGGCCGGGCGGAAGTTGCCAACAATCGTGGCTGGTCGCTGATGATGCGGGGCGAATGGCGCGCCGCGCTCGACCTGTTCGAACAGGCGTATGCCGCCGATCCCACGGTGGCGCGCCTCGCCAACAATCGCGAACTGGCGCAGGCCGCACTCGACGCCGCCCTGCCGCAACGGCGCAAGGGCGAGGTGGACGACGCCTATGCCGCGCGCCTCAACGATGCCGGCGTGGTCGCCGCGGCGGCGGGGCAGGCGAAACGCGCCGAGGCGGCATTCGCACAGGCGATCGCGCTCGGCAGCCGCTGGCAGGCGCGCGCCGCCGATAATCTCGCGGCGCTGGGCAAGCCGCATTGA
- a CDS encoding LytR C-terminal domain-containing protein, with amino-acid sequence MMRSTIVSLAILSALGLAACAAGDVEVRSIATPLASGSQTADFRLGEGNAQLALGNVGLALEAYRKALREAPASIDAMVGIATCYDRMGRFDLSRKHYEMALAVEPDEPALYAALAHSLQLQGRPSEAARVTAELASLIATPGAVREAVAEPALPPPPAPSVTVALAPARAVPAAVEPHKPGVRLERLSMGEVALLTQSRAEWEVAAVAVRPQSTTIHFSKRAAAPVTLLNAARVAGLAARTRDYLARRGFANAAIGDAPAVRSQSVIRFADADRARAERIAAQFGFTLERDAGAGEGMTVLLGRDAALDRSLARKAT; translated from the coding sequence ATGATGCGATCCACGATCGTCTCGCTTGCCATTCTTTCCGCGCTCGGGCTTGCCGCCTGCGCTGCCGGCGACGTCGAGGTTCGCTCGATCGCCACGCCGCTGGCGAGCGGATCGCAGACCGCCGACTTCCGCTTGGGTGAAGGCAATGCGCAGCTCGCGCTCGGCAATGTCGGCCTGGCGCTAGAGGCCTATCGCAAGGCGCTGCGCGAAGCGCCCGCCAGCATCGACGCGATGGTCGGGATCGCGACTTGCTACGACCGGATGGGTCGGTTCGACCTGTCCCGCAAACATTATGAAATGGCCCTGGCGGTCGAGCCGGACGAACCCGCGCTCTACGCCGCCCTGGCCCATTCGCTTCAGCTTCAAGGCCGGCCTTCCGAAGCCGCGCGGGTAACGGCGGAACTTGCATCGCTCATCGCTACCCCCGGGGCGGTTCGTGAGGCGGTGGCCGAACCCGCGCTGCCGCCGCCGCCGGCGCCGAGCGTGACGGTGGCCTTGGCCCCAGCACGCGCGGTGCCGGCGGCGGTTGAGCCCCACAAGCCGGGAGTCCGCCTCGAACGGCTGTCGATGGGCGAGGTTGCGCTGCTGACCCAGTCGCGGGCGGAGTGGGAGGTGGCAGCGGTCGCCGTCCGGCCGCAAAGCACAACCATCCACTTTTCGAAGCGCGCTGCTGCGCCGGTCACCCTGCTCAACGCGGCGCGGGTCGCGGGACTTGCCGCACGGACGCGCGACTATCTGGCGCGGCGCGGCTTTGCCAACGCCGCGATCGGCGATGCGCCAGCGGTGCGGTCGCAAAGCGTCATCCGCTTTGCCGATGCCGATCGTGCCCGCGCCGAGCGGATTGCCGCGCAATTCGGTTTTACGCTCGAACGCGACGCCGGTGCGGGGGAAGGCATGACGGTCCTGCTCGGCCGCGACGCGGCACTCGACCGATCGCTGGCGCGCAAGGCGACATGA
- a CDS encoding type II secretion system F family protein: MIDFLANDATRFAMLLLLFLAVGVVAFALIATFSDRQQTRERLVSDRGNEVSGSVDMGAALRTHDARGAWVAMVTAIERAGIPLVDTKDASLRTKLVAAGYTQEAAPRVYSLVRLIGVIGVPVGVFLFLWSMGSTPSITKLYFIGAISALMGLYVPSLWVRIRADRRQREIINAFPDALDLMLVCVEAGLGLEAAFNRVGMEMTRSHPLLAEQLGTVVLELRAGRSQEDALRRMADRAGADEIRAFATLLIQSQKLGSSVAQTLRTYASEMREKRRMRAEEKAHRLPVLLSIPLVVCMLPVMIGVLMLPAVIRTMRVIMPALGS; this comes from the coding sequence ATGATCGACTTCCTCGCCAATGACGCCACGCGCTTCGCCATGCTGCTGCTGCTGTTCTTGGCGGTCGGCGTGGTGGCCTTTGCGCTGATCGCCACCTTTTCCGACCGGCAGCAGACTCGCGAACGGCTCGTCAGCGATCGCGGAAACGAGGTGTCGGGGTCGGTCGACATGGGCGCGGCGCTTCGCACGCACGATGCGCGCGGCGCGTGGGTCGCGATGGTCACAGCGATCGAACGCGCCGGGATTCCGCTGGTCGACACCAAGGACGCATCGCTTCGCACTAAGTTGGTCGCGGCCGGCTATACGCAGGAAGCGGCGCCGCGCGTCTATTCGCTCGTGCGCCTGATCGGCGTGATTGGGGTTCCGGTCGGGGTGTTCCTGTTCCTGTGGTCGATGGGGAGCACGCCGTCGATCACCAAGCTTTACTTCATCGGCGCGATTTCCGCGCTGATGGGCCTGTACGTCCCGTCGCTATGGGTCCGGATCCGCGCCGACCGTCGCCAGCGGGAGATCATCAATGCCTTCCCCGACGCGCTCGACCTGATGCTGGTGTGCGTCGAAGCGGGGCTCGGTCTCGAAGCCGCGTTCAATCGCGTCGGCATGGAAATGACGCGGTCGCACCCACTGCTCGCCGAACAGCTTGGCACCGTCGTGCTTGAACTGCGCGCGGGTCGAAGCCAGGAAGACGCGCTGCGGCGCATGGCCGACCGCGCTGGCGCCGACGAAATCCGAGCCTTCGCGACGCTGCTTATCCAGTCGCAGAAGCTAGGCTCGTCGGTCGCGCAGACGCTTCGCACTTACGCGTCCGAAATGCGCGAAAAGCGGCGGATGCGCGCCGAGGAAAAGGCGCACCGCCTGCCGGTGCTGCTGTCGATCCCGCTGGTGGTGTGCATGCTGCCGGTGATGATCGGAGTACTGATGCTACCGGCGGTCATTCGCACGATGCGAGTGATCATGCCGGCTTTGGGGAGTTGA
- a CDS encoding type II secretion system F family protein produces MSDIWLRALVLIMVFAAVVFAVERLVSGIVGQRMKGRAINQRLDLIGKGHTRSEAMQMLRRRSSSVPDGLPSILAAPARRVEKMLMAAGVTIDSGKLLIGMLVAPLLLFLLIILFMSLRGVPIGGGRLLLLATVALMFGAAIPLLFLQIRAGRMRKKMQDQFPVALDVFVRGLRAGHPIASALDLLTVEMPDPIGSQFGVVVDEVTYGADLRDALTAMADRWDLDDMRMFVVSLSVQNETGGNLAEILENLSQVIRERASMMMKVRALSSEGRMTATMLTGLPVVAFAILFLGNPGFYLDVADDPAFVPGYLALAIVYIIGVTMIRKMVDLKV; encoded by the coding sequence ATGAGCGACATCTGGCTTCGCGCCCTGGTCCTAATCATGGTCTTCGCCGCCGTGGTGTTCGCGGTCGAGCGTCTGGTGTCGGGGATCGTCGGGCAGCGCATGAAGGGCCGCGCTATCAACCAGCGGCTCGACCTGATCGGCAAGGGACATACGCGCAGCGAGGCGATGCAGATGCTACGTCGCCGCTCGTCGAGCGTTCCCGACGGGCTGCCGTCGATCCTCGCCGCTCCCGCGCGGCGGGTCGAAAAGATGCTGATGGCCGCGGGGGTGACGATCGACAGCGGAAAACTGCTGATCGGGATGCTGGTCGCGCCGCTGCTGCTGTTCCTGCTGATCATCCTGTTCATGTCGCTGCGCGGCGTTCCAATCGGCGGCGGGCGCCTGCTGCTGCTGGCGACGGTCGCGCTCATGTTCGGGGCGGCGATCCCGCTGCTCTTCCTGCAGATCCGCGCAGGTCGGATGCGCAAGAAGATGCAGGACCAGTTCCCGGTCGCGCTCGACGTGTTCGTGCGCGGTCTTCGTGCCGGCCACCCGATCGCATCGGCGCTCGACCTGCTGACGGTCGAGATGCCCGACCCGATCGGAAGCCAGTTTGGGGTGGTCGTCGACGAAGTGACCTACGGCGCCGACCTTCGCGACGCGCTGACGGCGATGGCGGACCGCTGGGACCTCGACGACATGCGCATGTTCGTCGTCAGCCTATCGGTGCAGAACGAAACCGGCGGCAACCTTGCCGAAATCCTCGAGAATTTGAGCCAGGTCATCCGCGAGCGCGCGTCGATGATGATGAAGGTGCGCGCGCTGTCGAGCGAAGGTCGGATGACCGCGACGATGCTGACCGGACTGCCGGTCGTCGCGTTCGCGATCCTGTTTCTCGGCAATCCGGGTTTCTACCTCGACGTGGCGGACGACCCCGCGTTCGTCCCCGGCTATCTCGCGCTCGCCATCGTCTACATCATCGGCGTGACGATGATCCGCAAAATGGTCGATTTGAAGGTGTGA